The genomic DNA CCGGCAGCGGCCAGCCGGGACACATGACGGGCAGTCCCCAGGACCGGCCGGTCGCCGGGTGGCGCTTCACGAGCTGCTGGTAGTCACGCCAGGCGGTGTCGAAACCGGCCCGGCTGCTGTCCTCGTTGCAAGCGACGGCCAGGTTCATGGTCCTGTTCAGTGTTTCGGGCGCGCCGGGCACGGGCGTCCCCATCATCGGCGCGCCGAGCAGTTCCTTGACGGTGGGCGGGGCGGTGGTGCCCGTCGCCGTCCGCAGTTCGGCCAGCGCCTTGCCCGCGCGCACCCACTCGGTCGAGTTACGCCTGGCCAGGTCGGCGACGGCCGAGCCGTCGATGGGCCGCTGCAGGTCGGTGTAGATCTTGGGGCTCTTGTCGTACGTACTGACCAGCTTCGCCACCTCCTCGCGCACCGTCCGTGCGGTGGCACCCAGACCGTAGGTCCCGTCGCGGCGGGCCAGCCAGGCGGCCATGCGCCCGAAGTTACGCTCGGCCGCCTCCGCGCTGTCCTTGGCGTGCTCGTCAATACGGGTCCACGGCGGCGCCACGCTGTCCAGGAAGGCCCGTCCGGTGTGCCCGGGGAACAGGCTGCGGTACACCATGCCCAGATAGGTGCCCCAGGAGAAGCCGAGCAGGTTGAGTTTGCTCTCACCCAGCGCGGTCCGTACCAGATCCAGGTCCTTGGCCACGTTCTCGGTGGTGAGCTGTCCGAGGAAAGCGGGGTCAGAGCGTCCGCACTTCTGGTTGGCGGCGACCTGGGCGTCGTATATCTTCCTGGCCGCCTCCTTGATCAGCGTGCCGGGCTCCTGCGGGCCGTTTGGCGAGGAGGTGCAGGCGACCTTGGTGCTGTACCCGACCCCGCGCGGGTCGAAGCCAATGATGTCGTATCGCTCGTTGAGCCCCGCCATCTCCTCGTTCCTGAGCGCGGCCCGCAGGACCGGGTCCAGATATCCGCTGTTGCCCGGCCCGCCCGGCAGGACGGCAACGGCGCCGAGCCGGTGGGCCTCGTCCGTGGCGGCCAGCCGGGTCACCGCGATGTCGATCTTCCGCCCGCCGGGGTCACGATGGTTCAGCGGGACGCTGACCGTGCCGCACTCCAAGCGCTTCATCAAGGAGCGGAACGCCGCAACCTTGTCCTCCGCTACCCCCAGGCTGCGAATCACCTCATCGGAGTAGGCCGGGCAGGATTTCCACTGCACGGACGACACACCGGAGCTCGAGCTGGGGTTCGCGGTGGCGCTCGCGCTCACGGCGACGGTAGCGGTGGCACCCGCCGCGGAAGGATGCGCCGCCAACCCCGCCAGCGCCAGGCCCAGTGCGGTCAGTGAAGTTCGGTACGTCATGCGGATCAGTAGTAGAGCAGCGGTTGTTTCCTTACCGTTTCTGTGAGGATGGTCGCCCGCCCTACGCAGACTCTCAAGATCCACGCCAAACCGTCAGGTTCGATGGGTCCGGACAACGACTGTCTGGAAGCATCGAAGATGACAGCGAGAGGTGCTCCCGACCTGGGCACTGTCAGAGCATCTTGTGTGAGCTTCGATCTTGCTGTTCTTGCTCTGGTGCCAGGTGAGACCGCGGAGGCGGCCCAGGCGATGCTGGAGCGCTGTCGGGGTAGGGTCCATCCCGAGGGGGAGCTTGATCAGCGGATCGTGGACTTCTATGACGAGCTCCGCGCTGCTTTTCCCGATCACGGAGAGCAGGGCGAGGAGTCGCGTGGATGTCCGCGCCGCTGAACGTCGGCATCGACCACGTCATCATGAACATGTCCTTCTCGGCGAAGAGCGATCCGGCCATCCGGCTCGTTGAGGACCTTGCCGGGCGGCTTGGCCTCGCGATCTATGACTTCCAGTGACGGCGGCCATGAGAGGCGGTTCTGAGCCACAGCGTGTCCTACCTGCGGAATCGTGTCGGACCGGAGGCATGGCAGGGATCGGCGCCGTCTGGCCGATCTGGCGGCGGCGGGCTCTGATGAGCAGATCGCCCGCTATGGCCGCTTGTGAACTGCCGCTGGACCAGGTCGGACGCGGATGCGGCCCGCTTATCGGTCATGGTGGTGTGGCACCCCTTGCGCCTGTTCACCCCGGCCAGCCCGGCGGCGCGCATCAGCCGGGCTGCTGGGTATGTCGCGCCAGGGCCCAGCGCAACGCCGGCGCCTACCAGGGCCTCAGCCAGACCGGCTACGCCATCTCCGCCATGGTCTCACCGGTGCTTGTCACCGCCATCGCCATCGAACACGAAACCGTGGGCTGGCTCGCGCTGGCCGCGCTGTTCGTCGCCGGCGGCACCGGCGCCGCGGCAGTCGCCCGAAGGCACCGCCCCAGAGCAACGTCCGTCCCGGACGCACCCGTACCGGCTGGTGCGAGCGCGAAGGCGCGCTGAGTCAGGGTGCTGGGATCATCCGGCGGGAGGTGAACGCCCGGACGCTCACAGGAGCCGGTGATCTCTGGCGTAGACGGCGGCCTGGGTCCGGTCGCGCAGGCCCAGCCGGCCGAGGATCCGCGAGATGTGGTTCTTCACCGTGCCCTCGCTGAGGTACATGCGCGCCGCGATCTCCCTGTTGGTCGATCCGGTCGCGATGAGCCGCAGGACCTCGATCTCGCGGGGCGTCAGGACCGAGGCCGGTGACGGCCCGGCGTCGCGGCCGGGCTCCGGCTCGGACGGCAGGGCGGCGGCCAGGCGCAGGGTGACCGAGGAGTCGAGCTGGGCGACGCCGGCGGACGCCAGCCGCACCGCCTCGGCGAGCCGGGCGGCGGGCAGGTTCTTCAGCAGGTAGCCGGCCGCGCCCGCCCGCAGCGCCTCGACGACGTACTCGTCGTTGTCGAAGGTCGTCAGCATCACCACACGGCAGGCGGGGGCCCGGCGGCGCAGGACCGACACCGCCTCGACACCGCTCATCCGCGGCATGCGGACATCCATGAGGACCACGTCCGGCTCCAGCGAGAGCGCGGCCTCGACGGCCTCCTGGCCGTCCGCGGCCGTGCCCACGACGACGATGCCGGGCTGGATGCCGAGCAGGGAGGCGATGCCCTCGCGGACCAGTTCCTGGTCGTCGACGACCAGCACCCGCACGCGCTGCTCGCCGGGCTGGGCCGGGCCGGTGGGATCCGTGGGGGAGAGCGTCATCGTCCTGCCGCCGACCGGCGCGGCACGGTCACGGTGACGGTGGTGCCGCGCCCCGCCTCGCTCGTGACGGCGACGGCTCCGCCGGCGAGACGCACCCGCTCCCGCATCCCGCGCAGGCCGACCCCCCGCTCCTCCCAGGGGCCGGGGGGAAGGCCCGTGCCGTCGTCCGTCACGACGAGCCGCGCCTCCACGTCCCCGCAGGTCGCCGAGACCGTGACCCGCCCGGCGGCGGCATGCCTGAGGGCGTTGGTCAGCGCCTCCTGCGCGGCGCGGTACAGCGCCCGCAGCGCCGCGGCGTCGTAGCCCGACTCGTCGCCGGCCGTCTCCAGGGTCACGTGTGAACGGGCGCCGTCCAGGCGCCGTACGAGCTCGGCGAGCGCCTCCGACAGGCGGAACGGCCCCGCCTCCCCCCGCAGCGCGCGCACCGAGTGACGGACCTCCTCCAGGGCCCGCGCGGCCGACGTCCGCGCGTCGGCCAGCGCGCGCTCGGCGGTGGGCCTGTCGCGGTCGAGGAACGCCTCCGCCTTCTCCATCTGCACCGCGGCGGCGGTGAGGTGATGCCCCAGACTGTCGTGGATCTCGCGCGCCACCCGGTTGCGCTCCTCGGCCGCCGTGAGCTCGGCGACCCGCTCGGCGTACCTGCTGAGCCGCGTGTGGGACTCCTCCACCTCGTCCAGCGCGTGCTCCAGTCGCGTACGCGACTCCTGCTCACCGACGGCCACGGCGGCCATGGAGACGGCGAGGACCAGGCCCAGGACGAACATGAGCAGGTCGGAGACGTAGGCCGCGTTCACGTACCAGCCCGGGGCGGCGATCGAGAACCACGCGACCAGCAGGCCCAGGCAGACGGCGGCCAGCGCGACCGCGACCCGGCGGCCGAAGGCGAAGTACGCGGTGAACGGGAGCAGGACGAACAGCGCCCGGGACAGACCGGCCGGGTCGGCGGCCGTGACCACGACGAACAGGATCAGCCGGGCCCCCGCCAGGGCGGCGGCGGGGCCCTTGGGTGTCCGCACGCGGTAGCGCCGCCGCTCCAGCACGTCGAGGCCGGCCAGCGTCGCCAGACCGGCGACGAAGACGGCCACTCCGGACGGCGGCGGAGAGACGGCGCCGACGGCGTCGTAGTACAGCCCGCCCGCCAGCACCGCGGCGTAGAGCAGCGGCGCGACCCAGGGCACCGGACGCCCGGACACGTGTGACGGGGGTTCGCCGCCCGGGGCGAGCGCGGTCGGTGACGAAGTCATCCCAAACCCTCCCTACCGGTCCTAATGGGCAGCACGTCCCGCACAGCCGTGCCCCGCTCGCGAGGGCGACCGGAGCCGATCCCGCACGGCGGCGGGTCCCCCCACCCGTCCGGCCGGAGCGCCCGCCGTCAGGCTACGCCCCGCTTGCACCGGGGGGCGATCGCCGCGGGCGGGTTCTGCCCGGACAGCACGTGCCGTCCGGCACGGTCCGCTCCGGATCCGGCGGCTCCGCCCGGCGTACGCGCCGTGACCTTCGGCCGCGAGCCGGGACGACCGGCATCTGCACCCGCCGGCCCCGGGCCTCCTACGGTCGTCACGTCTGTTACCGACCGCAAGGAGCCGCTTCCCGATGACTTCCACCTGGCTGCCGCGCTTCGGCGCGATCTGCGCGATCCTGTTGGGCCTGTCGATCGGCGGCCCGGGACTGGTCGAGGCGTTCACCGGCGAGACCGCCGTGACGAGCTTCGTCCTCGGAATCGGGGCCGCGCTGGGAACACCGGCCCTGACGGTCCTCTACCTTCACCAGGCCGCCGCCGGTGGGCGCTTCGGGCTGGTCGCGTACGCGGTGAACGTCGTCGGGCTCAGCCTGTTCGCCGGCGTCGCGTTCACCCTGAACATCGTGCTGTTCTACCTGGAGCCCGCGATCGTGGAGCGGTTGCTCCAGGGGCCGACCAGGGGGGCGTTCCTCGCCGCGACCGCGGTGTTCGTGGCCGGCACGGTGCTGTTCGCCGTCTCGATGGCGCGCTCGCGGATCTTCCCCCGGCCCGCCGTGTACGGGTACGGTGTCGCGCTGCCGCTGCTGGCGGTGCTCGCCCCACTGCCCGACACCCCACTCACCAGCGCCGTGCACGTGGTGGCGGGCGCGTCGCTGATCTGGCTCGCGCTGCCGGTCCTGCCGCGCCGGACCGCCGTCGTGAACGAGGCCGCCTGACGGTGCGGCTCAGCGGGCGGCCCGGTGACCATGAGTGCACGGGGAAGTTCAAGAGCTAGTCCGCAATGCCGTGTAGTTGAGGGCCGTGGTCGCTTGGTCAAGGCTCTGAGCCGGCGCGGATCTCGATGCCGATCGTGGCTTTGTAGCTGGTGCGGTCGATGGTGCCCCTCGCGGGCAGGGTGAGCAGGCGCAGCGCTGGATAGCCGGCGCCGCCGTGGTTGCCCCGTTGCTTGGGATAGACGCTCAGGTTGGCGGCGGTGTCGGCCACGCTCATGACGGTGCCGTCGATCGCGCAGACCAGCAGTCCGTGCCAGCGGGTGCCGGGGGTGGCCTCGCGAGCGGCCCAGCTTGGCCGCTGTCAGCCGGATCCTGCGCCGCAGTCGTAACCGCCGGCGTCCGGCACGCTCCCCGCCGTCGCCGTCGCCGTCGCCGTCGCCGGGCTCGCCGTCCTGGGGGATTTGCCCCTTAGGTGCAGCCCCCTTTCCTCGTCGGCGGCCTTCTCCAGCGCCGTCATCAGCTCACCGTCCACCACCATCCCCGCGGCGTGGTGATGGGCGCGGGCCGTGGTGGAGTCCACGCTGACCAGGTCGAGGTCGACCTGACCACGAGCCGCGGCCTCAGCGATCACGGTCTGCATCAACTGCTCGAAGACGCCCGTCGTCGCCCACGACCGGAACCTGTCGTAGACCGTCGACCACGGCCTGTACTCCGCGGGAAGATCCCGCCACGGGCTGCCGGTCCGAAACCGCCACATCACGGCGTCGAACTGCTGCCGCAGGTCGGGGATCGGACCTCGCTCACCCAGCGGCAGGTGAGGCTCGATCAAGGACCACTCGTCATCGGTGAGGTCTCCACGCGCCATAGCGATGGCCTATCAGGACCGGAAACCACGGCGCAGGCGATCCCACTGATCTCAACTCCATACAGGCCCTAGTCCGAGCAGAGCTGGGCGCGCAGCGTCCGGCGGGCCCAGCGCTCCCAGCGCTCACGCGGCCAGCCCCGCTCCTGCACGAACAGCAGGTACAGCTCAGGGCTGAGCAGGCCGTACAGCAGGTCGGCGGCTTCCTCCACCGGCATCTCGGCCCGCGCCCCGGGTTTGGCGACGAGTGCCCGGGCCGCCTCCTGCTGGACGACATACCGGGGGTCGACGTCGTGCGGCCACAGGGCGGCGACCTCGGGGTCGCTCGCGCACGCCCCGTCCAGCACCTTGCCGATCGGCGCGACACGCTCCAGGACCGAGGTCGTGCCGGTGACGTAGGCGCGCAGCATGTCCTGGGCGGTGGCGGCGGCCAGCGCGGCGGTGTACCACGGCCGGTCCATCGTGGCGACGGGCTCGTCGTCGCCTGCGATCGTGACGTCGACCAGTTCCTTCAGCAGGGCGCGTTTGTTGCCGAACACGAAGTAGATCGTCTGTACGGCGACCCCGGCCTGGGCGGCGACGTCCTGCAGGTTCGTCGCGCCGTAGCCGTCGCGCACGAACAGCTCCAGTGCCGCCCGCAGGATGCGCCGACGCGTCTCCTGCGCCTTCTGCGCCCGCTTGCTCATCCGCTTGACATCACTCATGGCTAGAGTCTATCTCTAGATTCAGTAACTAGAAGTCGACTCTAGAGAGCAGGTTCAGTATGTCGGTCATCACCGTCACGCGCTTCCAGGTCGCCCCCGCCGACGCCGAGCAGCTCCGGGCCCGGCACACCGCCCTCGTCTCCGCCTTCCGGGCGGCCTTTCCCGGGCTCACCGAGGCGCGCCTTGGCCGGCTCGACGAGGAGACGTGGGTGGGCATCTGGCGCTGGGACTCGGCCGCGAGCCTGCGGGCCGCCCGCCAGGCCGTGCCCGGCAACGCCGAGGCCGCCGCGGCCTTCTCCCTGACCCGCGACGCCGCGGTGGAGGACATCGAGGTCCTGGACGAGCACTGACCGCACCCTCCCGGCCCCTCACCCCGGGGGCCGGCTTCCCGATCGAGGAGATGACATGATCGAGATCGACGCGTTGACCAAGGTGTACGGCTCGGCGCAGGTCCCGGCCGTCGACGAGGTGTCCCTGCACATCCCCGCCGGATCGATCTTCGGCTTCCTGGGACCCAACGGCGCCGGCAAGACCACCACCATCAAGATGCTGGCCGGCCTGCTCACCCCCACCTCGGGCCAGGCCCGGCTGGGCGGCTTCGACGTGGCCCGGCAGCGTTCGGCCGCGATGGCGCAGTTCGGCGCGGTGCTCGAAGGCTCGCGCAACGTCTACTGGAGCCTGTCGGCCTGGCAGAACCTGATGTACTTCGGCCGGCTCAAGGGCCTGCGCAAGGCACAGGTCGCCGAGCGCGCCCAGGACCTGCTGACCGATCTGGGCCTGTGGAAGCGGCGCGACGACAAGGTCGGCGGCTTCTCGCGCGGCATGC from Nonomuraea muscovyensis includes the following:
- a CDS encoding alpha/beta fold hydrolase, coding for MKRLECGTVSVPLNHRDPGGRKIDIAVTRLAATDEAHRLGAVAVLPGGPGNSGYLDPVLRAALRNEEMAGLNERYDIIGFDPRGVGYSTKVACTSSPNGPQEPGTLIKEAARKIYDAQVAANQKCGRSDPAFLGQLTTENVAKDLDLVRTALGESKLNLLGFSWGTYLGMVYRSLFPGHTGRAFLDSVAPPWTRIDEHAKDSAEAAERNFGRMAAWLARRDGTYGLGATARTVREEVAKLVSTYDKSPKIYTDLQRPIDGSAVADLARRNSTEWVRAGKALAELRTATGTTAPPTVKELLGAPMMGTPVPGAPETLNRTMNLAVACNEDSSRAGFDTAWRDYQQLVKRHPATGRSWGLPVMCPGWPLPVQQATLKRGSGSLVLAGHLHEFMSVYDWTLQTRRAIGGTVYTVADDVHVSTTRVPKCAADVVRYFETGQIGDGCEGSAIPS
- a CDS encoding antibiotic biosynthesis monooxygenase; its protein translation is MSVITVTRFQVAPADAEQLRARHTALVSAFRAAFPGLTEARLGRLDEETWVGIWRWDSAASLRAARQAVPGNAEAAAAFSLTRDAAVEDIEVLDEH
- a CDS encoding TetR/AcrR family transcriptional regulator, giving the protein MSDVKRMSKRAQKAQETRRRILRAALELFVRDGYGATNLQDVAAQAGVAVQTIYFVFGNKRALLKELVDVTIAGDDEPVATMDRPWYTAALAAATAQDMLRAYVTGTTSVLERVAPIGKVLDGACASDPEVAALWPHDVDPRYVVQQEAARALVAKPGARAEMPVEEAADLLYGLLSPELYLLFVQERGWPRERWERWARRTLRAQLCSD
- a CDS encoding sensor histidine kinase, which encodes MTSSPTALAPGGEPPSHVSGRPVPWVAPLLYAAVLAGGLYYDAVGAVSPPPSGVAVFVAGLATLAGLDVLERRRYRVRTPKGPAAALAGARLILFVVVTAADPAGLSRALFVLLPFTAYFAFGRRVAVALAAVCLGLLVAWFSIAAPGWYVNAAYVSDLLMFVLGLVLAVSMAAVAVGEQESRTRLEHALDEVEESHTRLSRYAERVAELTAAEERNRVAREIHDSLGHHLTAAAVQMEKAEAFLDRDRPTAERALADARTSAARALEEVRHSVRALRGEAGPFRLSEALAELVRRLDGARSHVTLETAGDESGYDAAALRALYRAAQEALTNALRHAAAGRVTVSATCGDVEARLVVTDDGTGLPPGPWEERGVGLRGMRERVRLAGGAVAVTSEAGRGTTVTVTVPRRSAAGR
- a CDS encoding transposase — protein: MARGDLTDDEWSLIEPHLPLGERGPIPDLRQQFDAVMWRFRTGSPWRDLPAEYRPWSTVYDRFRSWATTGVFEQLMQTVIAEAAARGQVDLDLVSVDSTTARAHHHAAGMVVDGELMTALEKAADEERGLHLRGKSPRTASPATATATATAGSVPDAGGYDCGAGSG
- a CDS encoding response regulator; this translates as MTLSPTDPTGPAQPGEQRVRVLVVDDQELVREGIASLLGIQPGIVVVGTAADGQEAVEAALSLEPDVVLMDVRMPRMSGVEAVSVLRRRAPACRVVMLTTFDNDEYVVEALRAGAAGYLLKNLPAARLAEAVRLASAGVAQLDSSVTLRLAAALPSEPEPGRDAGPSPASVLTPREIEVLRLIATGSTNREIAARMYLSEGTVKNHISRILGRLGLRDRTQAAVYARDHRLL